One stretch of Micromonospora echinospora DNA includes these proteins:
- a CDS encoding LacI family DNA-binding transcriptional regulator, translating into MTTIYDVARRAGVSPATVSRVLNGRASVDPEMAARVRQAAQDLDYRPNAVARSLRRSRTSLWAVIISDIGNPFFTSMVRGVEDVAQEAGFSVVLCNGDEDPEKEARYVAAALAERMAGVIISSSGKPALISRLVQARIPVVAIDRQPRGVEVDTVLVDNTHGAEQATAHLVDSGYRRIACITGPRRISTAMQRLRGYQRALKASGRQALEDLIRYADFREEGGYRAMASLLETAEPPDAVFAANNLMTVGAVECLVDNGIGVPDPFGIVGFDDIPWAHLVRPSLSTVAQPTYDLGRTAATLLVERIADPAKAPSTVVLHTELRIRESSAPSAGRRGRAAGRTPSHGTAAGSLRS; encoded by the coding sequence ATGACGACCATCTACGACGTGGCGCGTCGCGCGGGAGTGTCACCGGCGACAGTCTCCCGCGTCCTCAACGGGCGAGCCTCGGTCGACCCGGAGATGGCCGCCCGGGTGCGGCAGGCCGCGCAGGACCTGGACTACCGCCCGAACGCCGTCGCGCGCAGCCTGCGCCGCAGCCGGACCAGCCTCTGGGCGGTCATCATCTCCGACATCGGGAACCCGTTCTTCACCTCGATGGTGCGCGGCGTCGAGGACGTCGCGCAGGAGGCCGGCTTCTCCGTCGTGCTCTGCAACGGCGACGAGGACCCGGAGAAGGAGGCCCGCTACGTGGCGGCGGCCCTGGCCGAGCGGATGGCCGGGGTGATCATCTCCTCGTCCGGGAAGCCGGCCCTGATCAGCCGACTGGTGCAGGCGCGCATCCCGGTCGTGGCGATCGACAGGCAACCGCGCGGCGTCGAGGTGGACACCGTGCTGGTGGACAACACCCACGGCGCCGAGCAGGCGACCGCCCACCTGGTCGACAGCGGTTACCGGCGGATCGCCTGCATCACCGGCCCGCGCCGGATCTCCACCGCCATGCAGCGGCTGCGCGGTTACCAGCGGGCCCTGAAGGCGAGCGGACGCCAGGCCCTCGAGGACCTGATCCGGTACGCCGACTTCCGCGAGGAGGGCGGCTACCGCGCGATGGCCTCGCTGCTGGAGACCGCCGAGCCGCCGGACGCGGTGTTCGCGGCGAACAACCTGATGACAGTGGGCGCCGTCGAATGCCTCGTCGACAACGGCATCGGCGTACCCGACCCGTTCGGCATCGTCGGGTTCGACGACATCCCGTGGGCGCACCTGGTCCGGCCCTCGCTGAGCACCGTCGCGCAGCCCACGTACGACCTGGGGCGTACCGCCGCCACGCTGCTGGTCGAGCGGATCGCCGACCCGGCCAAGGCGCCCTCGACCGTGGTGCTCCACACCGAGCTGCGGATCCGCGAGAGCTCGGCGCCGTCGGCCGGCCGGCGGGGCCGAGCCGCCGGCCGTACCCCGTCGCACGGCACTGCCGCCGGCTCGCTCAGATCGTGA
- a CDS encoding substrate-binding domain-containing protein — translation MDKRTTLLALLVAGALAATGCSVEKASDDAGQARACGAGKDFLIGMSQANNAEPYRQVMNNDVQTAAKSVPGFRVVVSDAAQDNSKQVADVENFLTQKINLLIISPNEAKPLTAVVKKAYDQGVPVIVLDRKVEGEAYTAFIGGDNVAIGKAAGEFYATTLLPDGGKVIEIAGLPGSTPAAERAQGFRDGIAANPKIQIVASQPGDWLREKGQSVADALIKAHPDVSAIYAHNDPMAEGAYLAAKSAGMVQRIKFTGIDALPVPSGGIKAVEQGRLAATFQYATGGREAVELARKILVDCAEDVPRTTTLGTMRITRENAAEAYAKLGGL, via the coding sequence ATGGACAAGCGAACCACACTGCTCGCGCTGCTGGTCGCCGGCGCGCTGGCGGCGACGGGGTGCAGCGTCGAGAAAGCGTCCGACGACGCCGGGCAGGCCCGCGCCTGCGGCGCCGGCAAGGACTTCCTGATCGGCATGTCCCAGGCCAACAACGCCGAGCCGTACCGGCAGGTGATGAACAACGACGTGCAGACGGCGGCGAAGTCGGTTCCCGGCTTCCGCGTCGTGGTCTCCGACGCCGCGCAGGACAACAGCAAGCAGGTCGCCGACGTGGAGAACTTCCTCACCCAGAAGATCAACCTGCTGATCATCTCGCCGAACGAGGCCAAGCCGCTGACCGCTGTGGTGAAGAAGGCGTACGACCAGGGCGTGCCGGTGATCGTGCTGGACCGCAAGGTCGAGGGGGAGGCGTACACCGCGTTCATCGGCGGCGACAACGTGGCGATCGGCAAGGCGGCCGGCGAGTTCTACGCCACGACGCTGCTGCCCGACGGCGGCAAGGTGATCGAGATCGCCGGGCTGCCCGGCTCGACCCCCGCCGCCGAGCGCGCGCAGGGCTTCCGCGACGGCATCGCCGCCAACCCGAAGATCCAGATCGTCGCATCCCAGCCCGGCGACTGGCTGCGGGAGAAGGGACAGTCAGTGGCGGACGCGCTGATCAAGGCCCACCCGGACGTGTCCGCGATCTACGCGCACAACGACCCGATGGCCGAGGGCGCCTACCTCGCCGCGAAGTCGGCGGGCATGGTGCAGCGGATCAAGTTCACCGGCATCGACGCGCTGCCGGTGCCCTCCGGCGGGATCAAGGCCGTCGAGCAGGGCCGGCTCGCCGCCACGTTCCAGTACGCCACCGGCGGCCGGGAGGCGGTCGAACTGGCCCGGAAGATCCTCGTCGACTGCGCCGAGGACGTCCCGCGTACCACCACGCTGGGCACCATGCGGATCACCAGGGAGAACGCCGCCGAGGCGTACGCGAAGCTCGGTGGCCTCTGA
- a CDS encoding family 43 glycosylhydrolase, with protein MRARRVLAALLLGAGLAAVPAGPAPADDPVRFEAESLAVVSATAPVGAQADCCGVSWSGGRQLWFRGARAGDSVTLTLPSVPAGQYDLGAVLTRAGDYGTLRFAVDGVAVGQLFDGYAGAVQRTGAVPLGSASLAAGTHRLTVTVTGRSASSTGFFAGLDTVTLRRVGPLAAVTTTPYETLGETPARGASTRVYDPSAGESTTWYYNDHTLVRHQQTGVWHLFGITHAEPGAPQDEKVFGHATAPTPSGPWTKRPVALAADPGAGEQWIWAPHVVHHGGVYYMFYAAGNPDYARYRMHLATSTDLFTWTRSSANPLFTDGWEGRDPMVTRVGDRWVMYYTATSSPSGGNHVVAYRTSTDLRSWSGRAIAYTSPHTGRAGGQTESPFVVRRGEWWYLFVCCDGTDYGAAYRRTAVYRSRDPLRFDGAEKVTVLDAHAAEVVVDGSNWYLTHAGWGQGGLWLAPLTWSTGVVARGWTVTTGFLRADVRTWPSARIAELAVDPAGAGNYRPALDSSHRGTGPYLAVGRFDVTDRAGAPARVDVSADGSRINLVGIPFGDEPVTADWLLTVTPRWTGPGLQSDVTWSVNGWPTAAVWEVAFNIDGASPLVGDPAVEARPTGDVTGMPRWTMSTGDGLSVVASHRWGSAWRGDNTWYDAGHAMAAWQLLWRAGGLSWAPGQYAGGTWRLTASGVRRDVPFADAAHAATNAIP; from the coding sequence ATGCGGGCCCGACGTGTCCTCGCGGCGCTCCTGCTCGGGGCGGGCCTGGCCGCCGTCCCGGCCGGACCGGCACCGGCCGACGACCCGGTCCGGTTCGAAGCCGAGTCGCTCGCCGTCGTCTCCGCCACCGCGCCGGTCGGCGCGCAGGCCGACTGCTGCGGGGTGAGCTGGTCCGGCGGACGGCAACTGTGGTTCCGGGGCGCCCGCGCCGGTGACTCGGTGACGCTCACCCTGCCGTCGGTGCCGGCCGGGCAGTACGACCTCGGCGCGGTGCTCACCCGGGCCGGCGACTACGGCACGCTGCGCTTCGCCGTCGACGGGGTCGCGGTGGGCCAGCTCTTCGACGGGTACGCGGGCGCGGTGCAGCGCACCGGCGCGGTGCCGCTGGGCTCGGCGTCGCTGGCGGCCGGCACGCACCGCCTCACCGTCACGGTGACCGGCCGGTCCGCGTCCTCCACCGGATTCTTCGCCGGGCTCGACACGGTGACGCTGCGCCGCGTCGGCCCGCTCGCGGCGGTCACCACGACGCCGTACGAGACGCTCGGCGAGACGCCGGCGCGGGGCGCGTCCACCCGCGTCTACGACCCGAGCGCGGGGGAGTCGACGACCTGGTACTACAACGACCACACGCTGGTACGGCACCAGCAGACCGGTGTGTGGCACCTGTTCGGCATCACCCACGCCGAACCCGGCGCGCCGCAGGACGAGAAGGTCTTCGGGCACGCCACCGCGCCCACCCCGAGCGGCCCGTGGACGAAACGGCCGGTGGCGCTGGCCGCCGACCCCGGGGCCGGGGAGCAGTGGATCTGGGCCCCGCACGTCGTCCACCACGGCGGCGTCTACTACATGTTCTACGCGGCCGGGAACCCGGACTACGCCCGGTACCGCATGCACCTGGCCACCTCGACCGACCTGTTCACCTGGACCCGCAGCTCCGCCAACCCGCTGTTCACCGACGGGTGGGAGGGCCGCGACCCGATGGTGACCCGGGTCGGCGACCGCTGGGTCATGTACTACACGGCCACGTCGAGCCCGTCCGGCGGCAACCACGTCGTGGCGTACCGGACCAGCACCGACCTGCGCTCGTGGAGCGGCCGCGCGATCGCCTACACCTCGCCGCACACCGGCCGGGCGGGCGGGCAGACCGAGTCGCCGTTCGTGGTGCGCCGGGGGGAGTGGTGGTACCTCTTCGTCTGCTGCGACGGCACCGACTACGGCGCCGCGTACCGGCGCACGGCCGTCTACCGCAGCCGCGACCCGCTGCGCTTCGACGGCGCGGAGAAGGTGACGGTGCTGGACGCGCACGCCGCCGAGGTCGTGGTGGACGGCTCCAACTGGTACCTGACCCACGCCGGCTGGGGTCAGGGCGGGCTCTGGCTGGCGCCGCTGACCTGGTCGACCGGCGTGGTGGCGCGCGGCTGGACGGTGACCACCGGTTTCCTGCGCGCCGACGTGCGCACCTGGCCCAGCGCCCGGATCGCCGAGCTGGCGGTGGACCCGGCCGGTGCCGGCAATTACCGGCCCGCGCTCGACTCGTCGCACCGGGGCACCGGCCCGTACCTCGCCGTCGGCCGGTTCGACGTGACCGACCGGGCCGGCGCCCCGGCCCGGGTCGACGTTTCGGCCGACGGCTCCCGGATCAACCTGGTCGGCATCCCGTTCGGCGACGAGCCGGTCACCGCCGACTGGCTGCTCACCGTGACGCCCCGGTGGACCGGCCCCGGGTTGCAGAGCGACGTCACCTGGTCGGTGAACGGGTGGCCGACCGCAGCGGTGTGGGAGGTGGCGTTCAACATCGACGGCGCGTCCCCGCTGGTCGGCGACCCGGCGGTGGAGGCGCGGCCGACGGGTGACGTCACCGGCATGCCCCGCTGGACGATGAGCACCGGCGACGGGCTCTCGGTGGTCGCGTCGCACCGGTGGGGGTCGGCCTGGCGCGGCGACAACACCTGGTACGACGCCGGCCACGCGATGGCCGCCTGGCAACTGCTGTGGCGCGCCGGCGGCCTGTCCTGGGCACCCGGCCAGTACGCGGGCGGCACCTGGCGCCTGACCGCGAGCGGGGTCCGGCGGGACGTGCCGTTCGCCGACGCCGCGCACGCCGCGACAAACGCGATCCCGTGA
- a CDS encoding sugar ABC transporter ATP-binding protein, which yields MDTRDTAGPSGRVVVATTGVAKRFGGVTALDGVDFDVRAGEVHALLGENGAGKSTLINILSGVITDYDGEVTVDGTPARFTGPAAAQAAGIATIHQELDLVPALSVADNLVLGREPRTRLRTVDRRAAARTAREHLDRLGADIDPRRPVGSLRVGEQQLVEIAKALALDARVLVMDEPTAALADGEVRRLFTTVDGLRRRGVGVVYISHRMEEIEVVADRATVLRNGSVAGVVPAGRMDRRRIVAMMVGGRAASLFEPAPAGAPGPRPEPADAAGSPAPRSETADAAGRPAPRREPTGTGAGPLLRVTDLAVRPRAPRPGRCEPDGISLTVRAGEIVGLAGLMGAGRTELLETLFGAGPVGRRTGTVLLAGRPYAPRRPRAALRAGVGFVPEDRRRSALVLEHPVGRSIVLAALSRLTSAGIVRRRRERAAVARSVTGLAIKTASAATPVGELSGGNQQKVVFARHLLTEPRLLLLDEPTRGVDIGAKAEIYRLLRRLADDGMGILLASSELPELLGVCDRVVVLRRGRAVADLATDGCTGEDVLAAAMGGPAAGRDDR from the coding sequence GTGGACACCCGCGACACGGCCGGCCCGAGCGGCCGGGTGGTGGTCGCGACGACCGGCGTGGCCAAGCGGTTCGGCGGCGTGACTGCCCTCGACGGCGTCGACTTCGACGTGCGCGCCGGTGAGGTGCACGCGCTGCTGGGCGAGAACGGCGCGGGCAAGTCCACCCTGATCAACATCCTCTCCGGTGTCATCACCGACTACGACGGAGAGGTCACAGTCGACGGGACGCCGGCACGGTTCACCGGCCCGGCCGCCGCCCAGGCCGCCGGCATCGCGACGATCCACCAGGAACTCGACCTGGTGCCCGCGCTGTCGGTGGCGGACAACCTGGTGCTCGGGCGGGAGCCCCGGACCCGGCTGCGCACAGTCGACCGGCGGGCCGCGGCGCGTACCGCGCGGGAGCACCTGGACCGGCTCGGCGCGGACATCGACCCGCGCCGCCCGGTGGGCTCGCTGCGGGTGGGGGAGCAGCAGCTCGTCGAGATCGCCAAGGCGCTCGCCCTGGACGCCCGCGTGCTCGTCATGGACGAGCCGACGGCCGCGCTCGCCGACGGGGAGGTGCGGCGGCTGTTCACCACTGTCGACGGCCTGCGCCGGCGGGGCGTCGGCGTCGTCTACATCTCCCACCGGATGGAGGAGATCGAGGTCGTCGCGGACCGCGCGACGGTGCTGCGCAACGGTTCGGTCGCCGGCGTCGTGCCGGCCGGCCGGATGGACCGGCGGCGGATCGTGGCGATGATGGTCGGCGGCCGGGCCGCGTCGCTGTTCGAACCTGCCCCGGCCGGCGCTCCCGGCCCGCGCCCCGAGCCGGCGGACGCGGCCGGCAGTCCCGCTCCGCGCTCCGAAACGGCGGACGCAGCCGGTCGGCCCGCTCCGCGCCGCGAGCCGACCGGGACCGGCGCCGGTCCGCTGTTGCGCGTCACCGACCTTGCCGTGCGGCCCCGGGCGCCCCGGCCCGGCCGCTGCGAGCCGGACGGCATCAGCCTGACCGTGCGCGCAGGCGAGATCGTCGGCCTGGCCGGACTGATGGGCGCCGGCCGTACCGAACTGCTGGAGACCCTCTTCGGCGCCGGGCCCGTCGGCCGCCGCACCGGCACGGTCCTGCTGGCCGGCCGTCCGTACGCGCCGCGCCGCCCCCGCGCGGCGCTGCGTGCCGGCGTCGGCTTCGTCCCCGAGGACCGGCGCCGTTCCGCGCTCGTCCTGGAACACCCGGTCGGCCGGAGCATCGTGCTGGCCGCCCTGTCCAGGCTGACCTCGGCCGGGATCGTCAGGCGACGCCGGGAACGAGCGGCCGTCGCGCGGTCGGTCACCGGCCTGGCGATCAAGACGGCGTCGGCGGCCACGCCGGTCGGCGAGCTCTCCGGCGGCAACCAGCAGAAGGTCGTCTTCGCCCGGCACCTGCTCACCGAACCGCGGCTGCTCCTGCTGGACGAGCCGACCCGCGGCGTCGACATCGGGGCGAAGGCGGAGATCTACCGGCTGCTGCGCCGGCTCGCCGACGACGGCATGGGCATCCTGCTCGCCTCATCGGAACTGCCCGAGCTGCTCGGGGTCTGCGACCGGGTGGTGGTGCTGCGCCGCGGCCGGGCCGTGGCCGACCTCGCCACCGACGGCTGCACCGGCGAGGACGTCCTCGCGGCGGCGATGGGCGGCCCGGCCGCCGGAAGGGACGACAGATGA
- a CDS encoding FG-GAP-like repeat-containing protein — MVRRTLLALLVALCTVTAAGAVGAPAAAVPIGTLACPSVPATHDPAVTVIVYRVARSYNVNDKVMLSTFETGWVESHMNNLPCGDKSSLGVFQQRWDYGWGTPEQIMDPVYATTQYVTRAITCDRNNPGYTAGQVAQCVQRSGFPDRYDQAAATARTLLNQAARTHGMAGGSSTDVNGDGRDDVLTFTQNATADVYASTSTGTGFAGTSVKWNDFFSIGGETASTGDVNGDGRDDIVTFAHGNTGDVYVALSNGSAFTSPGRWHDWFAPGAEIAAVGDVNGDGRDDIVAFTHNATADVYVALSTGSSFAGTAVKWHDYFSIAGEFPALGDVNGDGREDIITFTQGPASAADVIVALSTGSGFGTPQTWHDLFAVGTEQPRVGDINGDGRDDIVTFTCNTDADVYAATSTGTTFTGTTIKWHDFFCLPGEFPYLADANGDGKDDLIVFTKGTTNDIYVALSTGTTFSPSTKWHDYFGLTGEVTL; from the coding sequence ATGGTGAGACGAACCCTGCTGGCGCTGCTTGTCGCGCTCTGCACCGTCACGGCAGCCGGCGCGGTCGGCGCGCCGGCGGCCGCCGTACCGATCGGCACGCTCGCCTGCCCGTCCGTCCCGGCCACCCACGACCCCGCCGTCACCGTGATCGTCTACCGGGTGGCCCGGTCGTACAACGTCAACGACAAGGTCATGCTCTCCACCTTCGAGACGGGGTGGGTCGAGTCCCACATGAACAACCTGCCCTGCGGCGACAAGTCGAGCCTGGGCGTGTTCCAGCAGCGCTGGGACTACGGCTGGGGCACCCCGGAGCAGATCATGGACCCGGTCTACGCCACCACGCAGTACGTCACCCGCGCGATCACCTGCGACCGCAACAACCCCGGTTACACCGCCGGGCAGGTCGCCCAGTGCGTCCAGCGGTCGGGCTTTCCCGACCGGTACGACCAGGCGGCGGCGACCGCTCGGACGCTGCTCAACCAGGCGGCGCGTACCCACGGCATGGCCGGCGGTTCGTCGACGGACGTCAACGGCGACGGCCGCGACGACGTCCTCACCTTCACCCAGAACGCCACCGCCGACGTCTACGCGAGCACGTCGACCGGTACCGGCTTCGCCGGGACGTCGGTGAAGTGGAACGACTTCTTCTCCATCGGCGGGGAGACCGCGTCGACGGGCGACGTCAACGGTGACGGCCGCGACGACATCGTCACGTTCGCGCACGGCAACACCGGCGACGTGTACGTGGCGCTGTCGAACGGGTCGGCGTTCACGTCGCCGGGCAGGTGGCACGACTGGTTCGCCCCCGGCGCGGAGATAGCCGCCGTGGGTGACGTCAACGGCGACGGCAGGGACGACATCGTCGCGTTCACGCACAACGCGACGGCGGACGTCTACGTGGCGTTGTCGACCGGTTCGTCGTTCGCCGGTACGGCGGTGAAGTGGCACGACTACTTCTCCATCGCCGGTGAGTTCCCCGCCCTCGGCGACGTCAACGGCGACGGACGCGAGGACATCATCACCTTCACCCAAGGCCCCGCGTCAGCGGCGGACGTCATCGTCGCCCTGTCCACCGGCAGCGGCTTCGGGACACCACAGACATGGCACGACCTGTTCGCCGTCGGCACCGAACAACCCCGCGTCGGCGACATCAACGGCGACGGACGCGACGACATCGTCACCTTCACCTGCAACACCGACGCCGACGTCTACGCCGCCACCTCCACCGGCACCACCTTCACCGGCACCACCATCAAATGGCACGACTTCTTCTGCCTACCCGGCGAATTCCCCTACCTCGCCGACGCCAACGGCGACGGCAAAGACGACCTCATCGTCTTCACCAAAGGCACCACAAACGACATCTACGTAGCCCTGTCCACCGGCACCACCTTCAGCCCCAGCACCAAATGGCACGACTACTTCGGCCTCACCGGTGAGGTGACGCTGTGA
- a CDS encoding fucose isomerase, protein MTRYILPAPVERPAAPPRTVYTVASGDLRLSANVTCWPTQRQLEADLAAAVTALGWHVRRGHDVDPVKGHGFIDSQRAGIEVFRSIPADVPLIVVEAVWQYSHHVLAGLRAHRGPILLVANWSGEYPGLVGLLNLAGSLTKAGVRYSTLWSEDFTDEWARDGLKKWLETGEVTHDESHVRPLPALRPDEEVELGVALARHLVSERAVIGVFDEGCMGMYNAIIDDELLNPIGIFKERLSQSALVAEMARVPDTEARAVLAWLETAGMTFHTGTDEATELTYAQLLSQCRMYVAALRIADDFGLDAVGIQYQQGLKDTVPASDLAEGLLNNVERPPVTSRDGSRELYPGAALPHFNEVDEGVAVDSLVTNRIWTAMGLDPATTLHDIRWGQRYGEHFVWVFEISGSVPASHNGGYDRSYSMRQPPMYFPLGGGTLSGVSKPGEIVWSRVFVMDGCLHVDLGRGTVVELPEAETRRRLDATTPQWPIMHAVLHGVGRDQLMARHKANHVNVVYAPDADTADRALRVKAALFAELGVRVHLCGEVTI, encoded by the coding sequence GTGACCCGTTACATACTGCCCGCCCCGGTCGAGCGTCCGGCCGCCCCGCCCCGGACCGTCTACACAGTGGCCAGCGGCGACCTGCGGCTTAGCGCGAACGTCACCTGCTGGCCCACCCAGCGACAGCTCGAAGCCGACCTCGCCGCCGCCGTCACCGCGCTCGGCTGGCACGTCCGGCGCGGTCACGACGTCGACCCGGTCAAAGGACACGGCTTCATCGACAGCCAGCGCGCCGGGATCGAGGTCTTCCGGAGCATCCCGGCCGACGTGCCGCTCATCGTGGTGGAGGCGGTCTGGCAGTACAGCCACCACGTGCTGGCCGGGCTGCGTGCCCACCGCGGGCCGATCCTGCTGGTGGCGAACTGGAGCGGGGAGTACCCCGGGCTGGTGGGCCTGCTCAACCTCGCCGGCAGCCTCACCAAGGCGGGCGTGCGCTACTCGACGCTGTGGAGCGAGGACTTCACCGACGAGTGGGCGCGCGACGGACTGAAGAAGTGGCTGGAGACCGGCGAGGTGACGCACGACGAGAGCCACGTACGCCCGCTGCCGGCGCTGCGGCCGGACGAGGAGGTCGAACTCGGTGTGGCGCTGGCCCGGCATCTCGTCTCCGAGCGGGCCGTCATCGGCGTCTTCGACGAGGGCTGCATGGGCATGTACAACGCCATCATCGACGACGAGCTGCTCAACCCGATCGGCATCTTCAAGGAACGCCTCTCGCAGAGCGCGCTCGTGGCGGAGATGGCGCGGGTGCCCGACACCGAGGCGCGGGCGGTGCTCGCCTGGCTGGAGACGGCCGGGATGACGTTCCACACCGGCACCGACGAGGCCACCGAACTGACGTACGCCCAACTGCTCAGCCAGTGCCGGATGTACGTCGCCGCGCTGCGCATCGCCGACGACTTCGGCCTGGACGCGGTCGGCATCCAGTACCAGCAGGGGCTCAAGGACACCGTCCCGGCCAGCGACCTGGCCGAAGGGCTGCTGAACAACGTCGAACGCCCCCCGGTGACCAGCCGGGACGGCTCCCGGGAGCTGTACCCGGGCGCGGCGCTGCCGCACTTCAACGAGGTCGACGAGGGCGTCGCTGTGGACTCGCTTGTCACCAACCGGATCTGGACCGCGATGGGCCTGGACCCGGCGACGACGCTGCACGACATCCGCTGGGGACAGCGGTACGGCGAGCACTTCGTCTGGGTCTTCGAGATCTCCGGTTCGGTGCCCGCGTCGCACAACGGCGGCTACGACAGGTCGTACAGCATGCGTCAGCCGCCGATGTACTTCCCGCTCGGCGGCGGCACTCTCAGCGGCGTGTCGAAGCCGGGGGAGATCGTCTGGTCGCGGGTGTTCGTGATGGACGGCTGCCTGCACGTGGACCTCGGGCGCGGCACCGTGGTGGAGCTGCCCGAGGCGGAGACCCGGCGGCGGCTGGACGCCACCACACCGCAGTGGCCGATCATGCACGCCGTGCTGCACGGCGTGGGCCGCGACCAGTTGATGGCCCGGCACAAGGCCAACCACGTAAACGTGGTCTACGCGCCCGACGCCGACACCGCCGACCGCGCGCTACGGGTCAAGGCCGCCCTCTTCGCCGAGCTGGGCGTACGGGTGCACCTGTGCGGGGAGGTCACGATCTGA
- a CDS encoding ABC transporter permease, translating to MTDTRVPPPEPAVTEVPPTAGTVGPRGATARWLRRPRSRRELADRLFAVQSLFALLVVFVVAIAASPRRDGEILFLTAGNLGNIVRAVSEIGIIAIGMTFVILLGGIDLSVGAILGLSAVGTATLMVDSGLGILPAVAAVLAIGALFGALQGYAVARLGIQSFIVTLAGLQVARGIARIWSGGLGIPIAYGDGPQEAPPAFELLNGSINGVLPVPAVLFVLIGVAAVVVLRTTAFARHVYAIGGNEKAARLSGVPVTRVKVAVFAVAGILAAVAGVVHAGQLNQGSPNDGAGYELDAIAAVVIGGTSLAGGSGSMGGTLAGALLLGILNNILALNNIDANVQLLIKGLVIVLAAALQKLRRGIA from the coding sequence ATGACCGACACCCGCGTGCCGCCGCCCGAGCCGGCCGTGACCGAGGTGCCGCCCACCGCCGGTACGGTCGGGCCGCGCGGCGCCACCGCCCGCTGGCTGCGCCGCCCGCGTAGCCGCCGGGAGCTCGCCGACCGGCTCTTCGCGGTGCAGAGTCTCTTCGCGCTGCTCGTGGTCTTCGTCGTGGCGATCGCCGCCTCACCGCGCCGCGACGGCGAGATCCTCTTCCTCACCGCCGGCAACCTGGGGAACATCGTCCGGGCGGTGTCGGAGATCGGCATCATCGCGATCGGGATGACATTCGTCATCCTGCTGGGCGGCATCGACCTGTCGGTCGGGGCGATCCTCGGTCTGTCGGCAGTCGGCACCGCGACGCTCATGGTCGACTCCGGGCTGGGCATCCTGCCCGCCGTCGCCGCGGTGCTCGCGATCGGCGCGCTGTTCGGCGCGCTCCAGGGGTACGCCGTGGCCCGCCTCGGCATCCAGTCGTTCATCGTCACCCTGGCCGGTCTCCAGGTCGCCCGGGGCATCGCCCGGATCTGGTCCGGCGGCCTCGGCATCCCGATCGCCTACGGCGACGGACCCCAGGAGGCGCCGCCCGCCTTCGAACTGCTGAACGGCTCGATAAACGGAGTGCTCCCGGTGCCGGCGGTGCTGTTCGTCCTGATCGGGGTGGCCGCTGTCGTGGTGCTGCGGACGACAGCGTTCGCCCGGCACGTCTACGCGATCGGCGGCAACGAGAAGGCGGCCCGGCTCTCGGGTGTGCCCGTGACCCGGGTCAAGGTCGCCGTGTTCGCCGTCGCCGGCATCCTGGCGGCGGTGGCCGGCGTCGTCCACGCGGGACAGCTCAACCAGGGCAGCCCGAACGACGGCGCCGGATACGAGCTGGACGCGATCGCCGCCGTCGTCATCGGCGGCACCAGCCTGGCCGGCGGCTCCGGCTCGATGGGCGGCACCCTGGCCGGCGCGCTGCTGCTCGGCATCCTCAACAACATCCTCGCGCTCAACAACATCGACGCCAACGTCCAGCTGCTGATCAAAGGACTGGTGATCGTGCTCGCGGCGGCGTTGCAGAAGCTGCGCCGCGGCATCGCCTGA